The sequence TGGTAAGCCATTAGAAGTTAGTGGCTTAACTGACTATGTTAAAGAGCCGTATCATTCTACGGCGGTTGGTTTACTTCATTACGCAAGAGATTGTCAGATAAGTGATGAAGGTGATTACAGCGAACCTAAGCGTTCAGCACCTTCTATGTCAGGTTTATTTGGTAAATTGCGTAATTGGATACAAAAAGAGTTTTAACCTGAGTTGCAGGAAAAAACGGAGATAACACATGTTTGAACCGATGATGGAAATGTCTGACGATGCAGTAATTAAAGTCGTTGGAGTTGGTGGCGGTGGCGGTAACGCTGTTGAGCACATGGTACGTGAGTCAATTGAAGGCGTAGAATTCATTAGTGTTAACACTGATGCTCAAGCCCTTCGTAAAACAAGCGTGAGCAGCGTGATCCAGATTGGTGGTGATATCACTAAAGGCTTGGGCGCTGGTGCAAACCCACAAGTAGGCCGTGATGCAGCTCTCGAAGATCGAGAAAGAATTAAAGAAGTTCTAACTGGCGCCGATATGGTATTTATCGCAGCTGGTATGGGCGGTGGTACAGGTACAGGTGCTGCTCCAGTTATTGCTGAAGTTGCGAAAGAGTTGGGTGTGCTAACGGTTGCTGTTGTAACTAAGCCATTTAGCTTTGAAGGCAAAAAGCGTTTAGCGTTTGCTGAGCAAGGTATCGAAGAGCTTTCTAAACATGTGGATTCTTTAATTACGATTCCAAATGAAAAGCTACTTAAAGTACTTGGCCGTGGCGTAACACTGCTAGAAGCTTTCGCAAGTGCAAATGATGTACTTAAAAACGCTGTACAAGGTATCGCTGAGCTAATTACTCGCCCTGGTATGATCAACGTCGATTTCGCGGATGTTCGCACTGTGATGTCGGAAATGGGTCATGCAATGATGGGTAGCGGTATCGCAAAAGGTGAAGACCGTGCTGAAGAAGCTGCTGAAACGGCAATTTCTAGCCCATTATTAGAAGACATCGACCTAGCTGGTGCTCGTGGCGTTCTTGTTAACATCACTGCTGGCCTAGATATGCGCTTAGATGAATTCGAAACTGTGGGTAATACAGTTAAGGCATTCGCTTCTGATAACGCAACGGTTGTTATTGGTACTTCTCTAGACCCTGATATGACGGATGAAATCCGCGTAACTGTTGTTGCAACAGGTATCGGCACAGAGAAAAAACCAGACATTACTTTAGTTGCTGGTGGTAAAGCAAAAGTAGCGCCAACGGCTCAACCTCAAGTTGCTGTTCAAACAGCAGCAAAAGTGGAAGAGAAAGTGGCACAACCATTGCAGGAAAAAACTGAGGTAAAACCTCAAGTTAAACCACAGCCAACAACGTCACCTGTTTCTTCAGGTACAGGCGCTAGCCAGAGTGCTGCACCTAAAGCTGAGAAAGAGAGCGG is a genomic window of Vibrio sp. FE10 containing:
- the ftsZ gene encoding cell division protein FtsZ — its product is MFEPMMEMSDDAVIKVVGVGGGGGNAVEHMVRESIEGVEFISVNTDAQALRKTSVSSVIQIGGDITKGLGAGANPQVGRDAALEDRERIKEVLTGADMVFIAAGMGGGTGTGAAPVIAEVAKELGVLTVAVVTKPFSFEGKKRLAFAEQGIEELSKHVDSLITIPNEKLLKVLGRGVTLLEAFASANDVLKNAVQGIAELITRPGMINVDFADVRTVMSEMGHAMMGSGIAKGEDRAEEAAETAISSPLLEDIDLAGARGVLVNITAGLDMRLDEFETVGNTVKAFASDNATVVIGTSLDPDMTDEIRVTVVATGIGTEKKPDITLVAGGKAKVAPTAQPQVAVQTAAKVEEKVAQPLQEKTEVKPQVKPQPTTSPVSSGTGASQSAAPKAEKESGYLDIPAFLRRQAD